The DNA region CTCAAGCCTAAAAGGCCCAAGGCCAACATTCCAGATGCAAAATATTTCGTATACCTACCAACATTTTTTACAATAGAGTACAGTGCCAATCCGATTATAAAAGAAGTGATATTTTGTACCGACATAAGTAGTCCGATGAACGAGGTGGGAACCAGATTCTCTTTTGTTACAATTATCGAGAAATTGGACGGTACAGTGTAAAATATGACCATGGTTATAAACATGGCGAAAACATAAGGTGCTATTTTGCGAATACTTTTTATATCAATGCTGCTTTTTGTCTTGCCCATCTTCGATTTCGGTAGAATCCAAATTACCAGAATCACAACAAACAGCCCGAGAAGGTAGATGGCGAAACTGTACCGCCAATTCAATGAAACCAGATATCCCGAAAGCACCGTGGCCATGATTCCTCCAAGGTTGTTCATGGCCGAAGAATAGCCCATCAATTTCGATTGCTCATTTTTATCAAAAAAGTATGCGATCAACCCGGTCGACAAGGGCATAATCAGCCCTACGCCTATCCCCAAAATGCTTCTAAATGCCAAAAGTAAATAGATGTTATTTACAAAGCCTGCCCCACATCCACCGATAAGATAAAGGAACAGACCGCTGATGGCGATTGTTTTTGATGACAGCCTGCTCGATATTAAACTGAAAAGCAGCGATGTAAAAATGATAAATAGTGCTGGCAAAGTTATAATCAGTTTAATCAGTAGAGGATCTACTTTGCTGAAATAGTTTGCTATCTCACCTAATGCGGGTGCCACAGCAGCGCCTGACATTACCGTAACCAATGACAGCGATAGTATAGTAATTTTAAGTTTTCTCATCTTATTTCCCCTGCGTTACTTTTAACGCGTTATGTGACATTACCGTGAGCTTTTGAATGATAGAATCTCTTTCCGCATCATTCATGCCTTCGCCGATAATATCCGTCCAGTTTTTAAGTACTTTAAGAATGATCGGTTGTATCTCAATCCCTTTCTTTGTCAGCC from Sediminispirochaeta bajacaliforniensis DSM 16054 includes:
- a CDS encoding MFS transporter — its product is MRKLKITILSLSLVTVMSGAAVAPALGEIANYFSKVDPLLIKLIITLPALFIIFTSLLFSLISSRLSSKTIAISGLFLYLIGGCGAGFVNNIYLLLAFRSILGIGVGLIMPLSTGLIAYFFDKNEQSKLMGYSSAMNNLGGIMATVLSGYLVSLNWRYSFAIYLLGLFVVILVIWILPKSKMGKTKSSIDIKSIRKIAPYVFAMFITMVIFYTVPSNFSIIVTKENLVPTSFIGLLMSVQNITSFIIGLALYSIVKNVGRYTKYFASGMLALGLLGLSSMNHVITIIFGLFSLGVGLGIMVPLLNAQIALHVDKEKMTSAMAIMSAMLYLGQFSSPIFIDGVRSLFHLQGLQMPFHFAMILSIALMISFIRIPISIAKNH